In one window of Deltaproteobacteria bacterium DNA:
- a CDS encoding ferredoxin--NADP reductase has translation MTWWIVGAVVLAILVLRSFRPKELSAAHKHGAAPARTLRVAGVTRETPDAVSLQLEDVTGSPVEFVAGQFLSLKFVLEGETLWRNYSLCSAPGAAGPVAVAVKRTGSGKVSNHINQNVKQGDLIEARGPSGRFTCEPEPALDRLHVLIAGGSGITPMMAIIRAILDGEPLSRIALIYGNRKQEDVIFRAQLEELAKSSKGKLNVVHALQEAPAGWTGLTGVLDPATLGKALELAGAQNDSRYYLCGPQPMMDGARQLLLDRGVPPGEVLEERFSVPVHTVSANGAQPVTFIQGGEQKVVEVPPNQTILEAALANGLQLDHSCTIGVCGTCILKKRSGAVQMNEGHCLSDGEMAAGYVLVCCAHPTEPTEIEVES, from the coding sequence GTGACCTGGTGGATCGTCGGGGCCGTGGTGCTGGCCATTCTCGTGCTGCGCTCGTTCCGGCCCAAGGAGCTGAGCGCGGCCCACAAGCACGGCGCGGCGCCCGCGCGCACCCTGCGCGTCGCCGGCGTGACCCGCGAGACGCCCGATGCGGTCTCGCTCCAGTTGGAGGACGTCACGGGCTCGCCCGTGGAGTTCGTGGCCGGCCAGTTCCTCTCGCTGAAGTTCGTGCTCGAGGGCGAGACCCTCTGGCGCAACTACTCGCTCTGCAGTGCGCCCGGCGCCGCGGGCCCCGTGGCCGTGGCCGTGAAGCGCACCGGCAGCGGCAAGGTCTCCAACCACATTAACCAGAACGTTAAGCAGGGCGACCTCATCGAGGCGCGCGGTCCGAGCGGCCGCTTCACCTGCGAGCCCGAGCCCGCGCTGGACCGGCTGCACGTGCTCATCGCCGGCGGCAGCGGCATCACGCCCATGATGGCCATCATCCGCGCCATCCTCGACGGCGAGCCGCTCTCGCGCATCGCCCTCATCTACGGCAACCGCAAGCAGGAAGACGTCATCTTCCGCGCGCAGCTCGAGGAGCTGGCCAAGAGCAGCAAGGGCAAGCTCAACGTGGTGCACGCGCTGCAGGAGGCGCCCGCGGGCTGGACCGGCCTCACCGGCGTGCTCGACCCGGCCACGCTCGGCAAGGCGCTGGAGCTGGCCGGCGCGCAGAACGACTCGCGCTACTACCTCTGCGGTCCGCAGCCCATGATGGACGGCGCCCGCCAGCTGCTGCTCGACCGCGGCGTGCCGCCGGGCGAGGTGCTCGAGGAGCGCTTCAGCGTGCCGGTGCACACGGTGTCTGCGAACGGCGCCCAGCCGGTGACGTTCATCCAGGGCGGGGAGCAGAAGGTCGTCGAGGTTCCGCCGAACCAGACCATCCTCGAAGCAGCGCTCGCCAATGGCCTGCAGCTCGATCACTCGTGCACCATCGGCGTGTGCGGCACCTGCATCCTCAAAAAGCGCTCGGGCGCCGTGCAGATGAACGAAGGCCACTGCCTCTCCGACGGCGAGATGGCCGCGGGCTACGTGCTGGTGTGCTGCGCGCACCCGACCGAGCCCACCGAGATCGAGGTCGAGAGCTGA
- a CDS encoding response regulator: MDQRRVLIVESQNEFALSLAAVLRNQGYATALAQNAAEANREVEKRRPDLVVLRAELPDMSGFSLCGNLKKLREPVQVILMSSDATDAFAQHQSGPTPADGYLAIPFAMEELSAVVDKLMLDTAPILGSADDPGDDLDKSFDQSLGLAPAPAPAEEPAAGAPPPMPKGPPKLPKRERRSALTDDDRQFLERVFGSIADRKAELLAEAKSAKRPPPRRELLASPEGKLQLLREEVKTRESQIARLSEIWSARERELLSVEDRLHDKDVEVQGLKMQIDDLLRRFNEAQEAFLQKEKEHGATVDDLLLQRFSAEKDLIEVVAAKEKDLNALKRELNHRDDELARRAVELDTAHQQYAQLEKQSQLDTLQGEMREGALRFTLDKRETEIELLRSDVDFLVRDVLDVQAEREARVNALARELRDYEAELATIQTALGSAVQNLLGRAEEAERKLPLLEEALVAERAERVAAEAAWRAALDETEDEVHELDIEVHDLRAQRDGVAQVSQQRIEERQAEIERLTKELADKIRQADAREAELNNELSQKLERVGELEGEAEALKVHLEERERELNHQVTQLITDLEATQSDLEQTRSDLSNTQDAKRAGEEKLNAEIAGHLQKIADVEQQVVHTREHGEKALADEQHRAAEELAAFKEAAQQRYSEREADLQAQIDAHLTEQTRLREQIGNLEGELAALQQARTELEQQLSTERTHVAELTAELEKEREDRHAAEAKLREQVGDLEGQLEALRAEKGDVDKHLADTQAHATELQGQLNDLTEEKAKVDASLAATQATLAETTGNLQAEQSAHAQLQEEHAALQDAHKSLQTEFGEREGHSSRLQAEFASTEANLHAAEEKLVAQAEEQRRQLELVTKDLQAHKQALADTKGKLTATAQEKTRRETELKLELERKNEALKSMETQVQITKEQGDNRLSDAEKKRTELEAALNQSREQTKKVTATAQELQKRLEATNASLEAARKDAATGAAQRDQKLGDAATQLAKEKELRRKTEEDLANLRAQAETRLKDAQAKIEQARAEAAQKDQAAQTQLAQRAKKVQEMEAALEAAQAAKAKAERDLAAKAGSSESREKELTTKLQQAVRILKEQEAKTAAAVDDANTKAKAEIERRDAARAAEIQRLQQSLQEKSKALKVAELEVQRLKAKVDAPGVARPGTMSARPPTSGNPPVAAARPAAPAAPSKTIPPPSNRPPSDFEATSMMNRSNLLNMIKEEQQQAGGKPAAAKPMPHAPPNPSPMEEAVERTVVMRAPTAPAAPAEPPEDDWTSVVDSLDK; encoded by the coding sequence ATGGATCAACGCCGAGTCCTCATCGTCGAGAGCCAGAACGAGTTCGCGCTTTCCCTCGCGGCCGTGCTGCGAAACCAGGGCTACGCCACCGCCCTGGCGCAGAACGCCGCCGAGGCCAACCGCGAGGTGGAGAAGCGCCGGCCGGATCTGGTGGTGCTGCGCGCCGAGCTGCCCGACATGTCGGGCTTCTCGCTCTGCGGGAATCTGAAGAAGCTGCGCGAGCCGGTCCAGGTCATCCTCATGTCGTCCGACGCCACGGACGCCTTCGCCCAGCACCAGTCCGGCCCCACCCCGGCCGACGGCTACCTCGCCATTCCCTTCGCCATGGAGGAGCTGTCCGCCGTGGTCGACAAGCTCATGCTGGATACGGCGCCCATCCTCGGCTCGGCCGATGATCCGGGCGACGACCTCGACAAGTCCTTCGACCAGAGCCTGGGCCTCGCGCCCGCGCCGGCGCCCGCAGAGGAGCCGGCGGCGGGCGCGCCGCCGCCCATGCCCAAGGGGCCGCCCAAGCTCCCCAAGCGCGAGCGCCGCAGCGCCCTGACGGATGACGACCGGCAGTTCCTGGAGCGCGTGTTCGGCTCCATCGCCGATCGCAAGGCCGAGCTGCTCGCCGAGGCCAAGAGCGCCAAGCGGCCGCCGCCGCGGCGCGAGCTGCTCGCCTCGCCCGAGGGCAAGCTCCAGCTGCTGCGCGAGGAAGTGAAGACCCGCGAGTCGCAGATCGCGCGGCTCTCGGAGATCTGGAGCGCGCGCGAGCGCGAGCTGCTCTCCGTCGAGGACCGGCTCCACGACAAGGACGTGGAGGTCCAGGGCCTGAAGATGCAGATCGACGACCTTCTGCGCCGCTTCAACGAGGCGCAGGAGGCGTTTCTGCAGAAGGAGAAGGAGCACGGCGCCACCGTCGACGACCTGCTCCTGCAGCGCTTCTCGGCCGAAAAAGACCTCATCGAGGTCGTGGCCGCGAAGGAGAAGGACCTCAACGCCCTCAAGCGCGAGCTGAACCACCGCGACGACGAGCTCGCGCGCCGCGCCGTGGAGCTCGACACCGCTCACCAGCAGTACGCGCAGCTCGAGAAGCAGTCGCAGCTCGACACCCTCCAGGGCGAGATGCGCGAGGGCGCGCTCCGCTTCACCCTCGACAAGCGCGAGACGGAGATCGAGCTCCTCCGCAGCGACGTGGACTTCCTCGTCCGCGACGTGCTCGACGTGCAGGCCGAGCGCGAGGCCCGCGTCAACGCGCTGGCCCGCGAGCTGCGCGACTACGAGGCCGAGCTGGCCACCATCCAGACCGCGCTCGGCAGCGCGGTGCAGAACCTGCTCGGGCGCGCCGAGGAGGCGGAGCGCAAGCTGCCCCTGCTCGAGGAGGCGCTCGTCGCCGAGCGCGCCGAGCGCGTGGCCGCCGAGGCCGCCTGGCGCGCGGCGCTGGACGAGACCGAGGACGAGGTCCACGAGCTCGACATCGAGGTCCACGACCTGCGCGCGCAGCGCGACGGCGTGGCCCAGGTGTCACAGCAGCGCATCGAGGAGCGGCAGGCGGAGATCGAGCGGCTCACCAAGGAGCTGGCCGACAAGATCCGCCAGGCCGACGCCCGCGAGGCCGAGCTCAACAACGAGCTCAGCCAGAAGCTGGAGCGGGTGGGCGAGCTGGAGGGCGAGGCCGAGGCCCTCAAGGTCCACCTCGAGGAGCGCGAGCGCGAGCTCAACCACCAGGTCACCCAGCTCATCACCGATCTGGAGGCCACCCAGAGCGACCTCGAGCAGACCCGCAGCGACCTCTCCAACACCCAGGACGCCAAGCGCGCCGGCGAGGAGAAGCTCAACGCGGAGATCGCCGGGCACCTCCAGAAGATCGCCGACGTCGAGCAGCAGGTGGTGCACACCCGCGAGCACGGCGAGAAGGCGCTGGCCGATGAGCAGCACCGCGCGGCCGAGGAGCTGGCGGCTTTCAAGGAGGCCGCCCAGCAGCGCTACAGCGAGCGCGAGGCCGACCTCCAGGCCCAGATCGACGCGCACCTCACCGAGCAGACCCGGCTGCGCGAGCAGATCGGCAACCTCGAGGGCGAGCTGGCCGCGCTGCAGCAGGCGCGCACCGAGCTGGAGCAGCAGCTCTCCACCGAGCGCACCCACGTCGCCGAGCTCACCGCCGAGCTGGAGAAGGAGCGCGAGGACCGCCACGCCGCCGAGGCCAAGCTGCGCGAGCAGGTGGGCGATCTCGAGGGCCAGCTGGAGGCGCTGCGCGCCGAGAAGGGCGACGTCGACAAGCACCTCGCCGATACCCAGGCCCACGCCACCGAGCTGCAGGGCCAGCTGAACGATCTCACCGAGGAGAAGGCCAAGGTCGACGCGTCGCTCGCGGCCACCCAGGCCACGCTGGCCGAGACCACCGGCAACCTCCAGGCCGAGCAGAGCGCGCACGCCCAGCTCCAGGAGGAGCACGCCGCGCTGCAGGACGCGCACAAGAGCCTGCAGACCGAGTTCGGCGAGCGCGAGGGCCACTCCTCGCGGCTGCAGGCCGAGTTCGCCAGCACCGAGGCCAACCTCCACGCCGCCGAGGAGAAGCTCGTCGCCCAGGCGGAGGAGCAGCGCCGGCAGCTGGAGCTCGTCACCAAGGATCTCCAGGCCCACAAGCAGGCCCTGGCGGATACCAAGGGCAAGCTCACCGCCACCGCCCAGGAGAAGACCCGGCGCGAGACGGAGCTCAAGCTCGAGCTCGAGCGCAAGAACGAAGCGCTCAAGAGCATGGAGACGCAGGTCCAGATCACCAAGGAGCAGGGCGACAACCGCCTCAGCGACGCGGAGAAGAAGCGCACCGAGCTCGAGGCCGCGCTGAACCAGTCGCGCGAGCAGACCAAGAAGGTCACCGCCACCGCCCAGGAGCTGCAGAAGCGGCTCGAGGCCACCAACGCCTCCCTCGAGGCCGCCCGCAAGGACGCCGCCACCGGCGCCGCCCAGCGCGACCAGAAGCTCGGCGACGCCGCCACCCAGCTCGCCAAGGAGAAGGAGCTGCGGCGCAAGACCGAGGAGGATCTGGCCAACCTCCGCGCCCAGGCCGAGACGCGCCTCAAGGACGCGCAGGCGAAGATCGAGCAGGCCCGCGCCGAGGCCGCCCAGAAGGACCAGGCCGCCCAGACGCAGCTCGCCCAGCGCGCCAAGAAGGTGCAGGAGATGGAGGCCGCGCTGGAGGCAGCGCAGGCCGCCAAGGCCAAGGCCGAGCGCGACCTCGCCGCCAAGGCCGGCTCCTCCGAGAGCCGCGAGAAGGAGCTCACCACCAAGCTCCAGCAGGCGGTGCGCATCCTCAAGGAGCAGGAGGCCAAGACCGCGGCGGCCGTGGACGACGCGAACACCAAGGCCAAGGCGGAGATCGAGCGCCGCGACGCCGCGCGCGCCGCGGAGATCCAGCGCCTGCAGCAGAGCCTCCAGGAGAAGAGCAAGGCCCTCAAGGTGGCCGAGCTCGAGGTGCAGCGCCTGAAGGCCAAGGTCGACGCGCCCGGTGTCGCCCGTCCGGGGACGATGTCGGCGCGGCCGCCCACTTCGGGCAATCCGCCCGTGGCGGCAGCCCGACCCGCTGCGCCGGCTGCGCCTTCGAAGACGATCCCGCCGCCGTCGAACCGGCCGCCGAGCGACTTCGAGGCCACCTCGATGATGAACCGCAGCAACCTCCTGAACATGATCAAGGAGGAGCAGCAGCAGGCGGGCGGCAAGCCGGCCGCGGCCAAGCCCATGCCGCACGCGCCGCCGAACCCGTCGCCGATGGAGGAGGCCGTGGAGCGCACGGTGGTGATGCGCGCCCCCACGGCACCCGCCGCCCCGGCCGAGCCGCCCGAGGACGACTGGACCAGCGTGGTGGACAGCCTCGACAAGTAG
- a CDS encoding glycosyltransferase, protein MIDPSLKILFCAFQVIPEPSGTSTRVSGFLRALQGKCTVDALTAKAPDVAHIERFFGARLMRVPVGAGDLAARSQAFERAVTRQLESDEYQLVHFSDPFAGTALLDHKSKHRFKAVYDATAFPSFDLRFTDPHLEGDRGFMGKLKRAELLCLMGSDAILTATPVHRDHIASLGVSKSKITVIPPAVDLTPFAKVAGARPDRIPMRLLYLGSQAAWQGLPTLLFALKDALKQPAAGGVRLSIVGPKHPEWRGQLEEQVKAGGLAGNVDFLDPPARDDLPRLIAQHDVGVAPLEKSDRNQQMGGLMMKVAEYAAGGRAIIASDLPSVRALLDDRCAMFFTPSRENLLSAAIVALAKDPAKRVQMGQAARALAAERLDANRAGEQLLQVYASFGLKGSAVSGEHAIEAPTSVGTEQPGDEPTGSGTVIPGELHEPDTGQFRISDADTGKIRALAEPPPAGIPMPAEGETGPVLAAAPPEGSGPPVADGHDEHGPLLAGELALFGEDGAAPTTGEVADAPLMLLGEILPGDEEHPPIPDSPTNVDSSLDDVFRMPPPPALVPVSQARPATPTSPGLVAARPPSAPSPENLPLPPLARSRPDAARPASGAAKVSARPSSAGIPMLTPSRPPSGAPPVLAPSNVARPPSSSPARPPAAAQKPPILTPPVDVGAQPVLSPSPAKKLVPPAAATPAAAPPPKPAAPPKPVAPTIEVAPPPKPVAPPVEVAPLPKPVVPPVEIAPPPKPVVPPSSSSTLLAGVAIGESLELELPPAPAPPPASSSTLLAGVAVPASLLDDVPVAKPTAPVVVAPPPAAPPKPVAPPAAVAAPPPAAPKPAAPAPAPVAPPPAVAAPPPAAPNSVAPAPAPVAPPPAVAAPPPAAPKPAAPAPAPLAPPPAVAAPPPAAPKPVAPAPAPVAAPPPIAVKSPTPVPPVAAPPPLATSRPPAISSPGMAAPKQAAPVAAAASQPPAPAAMAPSAKLAASTPKTARPKSEGVMMLADGDFSSIDSEPELLDADSVETVEPPPKPILQNSVDLGGPDAWYHSLVLGFAPLGQLGAAPIRGSPLSTTEPPKI, encoded by the coding sequence GTGATCGACCCCTCGCTCAAGATCCTCTTCTGCGCGTTCCAGGTGATCCCCGAGCCATCGGGCACGAGCACGCGGGTCTCCGGCTTCCTGCGCGCGCTGCAGGGCAAGTGCACGGTCGACGCGCTCACGGCCAAGGCCCCAGACGTGGCGCACATCGAGCGCTTCTTCGGCGCGCGGCTGATGCGCGTGCCCGTGGGCGCAGGCGACCTGGCGGCCCGCTCGCAAGCGTTCGAGCGCGCCGTGACCCGCCAGCTCGAGAGCGACGAGTACCAGCTCGTGCACTTCTCCGACCCGTTCGCGGGCACGGCGCTGCTCGACCACAAGAGCAAGCACCGCTTCAAGGCCGTCTACGACGCCACCGCGTTCCCCAGCTTCGACCTGCGCTTCACCGACCCGCACCTCGAGGGCGACCGCGGGTTCATGGGCAAGCTCAAGCGCGCCGAGCTGCTTTGCCTGATGGGCTCGGACGCCATCCTCACCGCCACGCCCGTGCACCGCGATCACATCGCCAGCCTGGGCGTGTCGAAGTCGAAGATCACCGTCATCCCGCCGGCCGTGGACCTGACGCCGTTCGCGAAGGTCGCCGGCGCGCGCCCCGATCGCATTCCGATGCGGCTGCTGTACCTGGGCTCGCAGGCTGCTTGGCAGGGCTTGCCCACGCTGCTCTTCGCCTTGAAGGACGCGCTCAAGCAGCCCGCTGCGGGCGGCGTGCGCCTGTCGATCGTCGGGCCCAAGCACCCGGAATGGCGCGGGCAGCTCGAGGAGCAGGTGAAGGCCGGCGGGCTCGCGGGCAACGTCGACTTCCTGGACCCGCCGGCGCGCGACGACTTGCCGCGGCTCATCGCCCAGCACGACGTGGGCGTGGCACCGCTGGAGAAGAGCGACCGCAACCAGCAGATGGGCGGCCTGATGATGAAGGTCGCCGAGTACGCCGCGGGCGGGCGGGCGATCATCGCCTCGGACCTGCCCAGCGTGCGCGCGCTGCTGGATGATCGCTGCGCGATGTTCTTCACGCCCAGCCGCGAGAACCTCCTCTCGGCGGCCATCGTGGCGCTGGCCAAGGATCCCGCGAAGCGGGTGCAGATGGGCCAGGCGGCCCGCGCGCTGGCCGCGGAGCGCCTCGACGCCAACCGCGCGGGCGAGCAGCTCCTCCAGGTCTACGCGTCGTTCGGGCTGAAGGGCTCGGCGGTGAGCGGCGAGCACGCCATCGAGGCGCCGACGTCGGTGGGCACCGAGCAGCCCGGCGACGAGCCCACGGGCTCGGGCACGGTCATCCCCGGCGAGCTGCACGAGCCGGATACCGGCCAGTTCCGCATCTCCGACGCAGACACCGGCAAGATCCGCGCGCTGGCCGAGCCCCCGCCGGCTGGAATTCCCATGCCCGCGGAGGGCGAGACCGGGCCGGTGCTGGCGGCCGCACCTCCTGAAGGGTCGGGCCCGCCGGTCGCCGATGGCCACGACGAACACGGTCCGCTGCTCGCGGGAGAGCTCGCGCTCTTCGGCGAGGACGGCGCTGCGCCGACCACGGGCGAGGTGGCCGACGCGCCCCTGATGCTGCTCGGAGAGATCCTCCCCGGTGACGAAGAGCATCCACCGATTCCAGACTCGCCGACGAACGTCGACTCCTCGCTCGATGACGTCTTCCGCATGCCGCCGCCGCCCGCGCTGGTGCCCGTCTCGCAAGCGCGGCCCGCCACACCGACCTCGCCTGGGCTGGTTGCGGCGCGGCCGCCGTCGGCGCCTTCGCCCGAGAACCTGCCGCTGCCACCGTTGGCGCGTTCGCGGCCGGATGCAGCCCGGCCGGCGTCGGGTGCGGCCAAGGTTTCGGCGCGGCCGTCGAGCGCGGGGATTCCGATGCTCACGCCGAGCCGGCCGCCGAGCGGCGCGCCGCCGGTGCTCGCGCCGTCCAACGTGGCCCGGCCGCCGTCGAGCTCGCCCGCGCGGCCGCCCGCTGCGGCGCAGAAGCCGCCGATTCTGACGCCTCCCGTCGACGTGGGCGCGCAGCCCGTGCTCTCGCCGTCCCCGGCGAAAAAGCTCGTGCCTCCGGCCGCGGCCACGCCCGCTGCGGCACCGCCGCCCAAGCCTGCCGCGCCGCCGAAGCCCGTCGCGCCGACGATCGAAGTCGCGCCGCCGCCCAAGCCGGTCGCGCCGCCCGTTGAGGTCGCGCCGCTGCCAAAGCCGGTCGTGCCGCCTGTCGAGATCGCGCCGCCGCCGAAGCCGGTCGTACCGCCGTCCTCGAGCTCCACGCTGCTCGCGGGCGTCGCCATTGGGGAGAGCCTCGAGCTGGAGCTCCCGCCTGCACCTGCACCGCCGCCGGCTTCGAGCTCGACGCTGCTCGCGGGCGTCGCTGTTCCGGCGAGCCTCCTCGACGACGTGCCCGTCGCCAAGCCGACCGCGCCCGTCGTGGTTGCGCCGCCCCCGGCTGCTCCGCCGAAGCCGGTCGCTCCGCCCGCGGCCGTCGCAGCGCCGCCGCCTGCCGCGCCCAAGCCTGCCGCGCCTGCACCGGCTCCGGTCGCTCCGCCACCGGCCGTCGCAGCGCCGCCACCTGCCGCGCCCAATTCCGTTGCGCCTGCACCGGCTCCGGTCGCACCTCCACCGGCCGTCGCAGCGCCGCCACCTGCCGCGCCCAAGCCTGCCGCGCCTGCACCGGCTCCGCTCGCTCCGCCACCGGCCGTCGCAGCGCCGCCACCTGCCGCGCCCAAGCCCGTTGCGCCTGCACCGGCTCCGGTCGCGGCGCCGCCGCCGATCGCGGTGAAGTCGCCCACGCCCGTGCCGCCCGTCGCAGCGCCGCCGCCCCTCGCCACCTCGCGTCCGCCGGCCATCTCCTCGCCGGGCATGGCAGCGCCCAAGCAGGCAGCACCCGTCGCAGCGGCCGCGTCCCAGCCTCCTGCACCCGCTGCGATGGCGCCTTCGGCCAAGCTGGCGGCGTCGACGCCGAAGACCGCGCGCCCCAAGTCCGAGGGCGTGATGATGCTCGCCGACGGCGACTTCAGCTCCATCGACAGCGAGCCCGAGCTCCTCGACGCCGACTCCGTGGAGACCGTGGAGCCGCCGCCCAAGCCGATCTTGCAGAACTCGGTCGACCTCGGCGGGCCCGACGCCTGGTACCACAGCCTGGTGCTCGGCTTTGCCCCGCTGGGGCAGCTCGGCGCCGCGCCCATCCGCGGCTCGCCGCTCTCGACGACCGAGCCGCCGAAGATCTAG
- the thrS gene encoding threonine--tRNA ligase gives MSDQVQITLPDGSVKPTAKGTSIFDFIKTSIGAGLAKAALFAKVDGKELDLSTKLQADGKMQVITNKSPEGLDLIRHDAAHVMASVVQKLFPGTQVTIGPSTEDGFYYDFFRETPFTPDDLEKIEKAANEMVKADLPFTRSEVSKDEAIQLFQGKGEKFKVEIVEDIFNKGAQTLSLYSHGDWVDFCLGPHAPSTGKIGVIKLLSVAGAYWRGDPRNPMLQRIYGTAFFNQKDLDAYLHQLEEAKKRDHRRLGKELELFTFHPYAPGSAFWLPKGTTLYNLLVEANRTLCKANGYTEVKTPLLFNKKLWETSGHWGKYKENMFLVLDNETGEHESSLKPMNCPSHHLLYGMQKRSYRELPIRFLTYDVLHRNEAAGALSGLTRVRQFSQDDSHVYVREDQVADEVARMMGLVKRVMGAVGLQLSAKLATRPAERLGDDALWDRAEAALEKALKVNDMAYTLNAGDGAFYGPKIDFSVTDSLGRAWQLATIQYDPLAPERFDLTYVGEDNAPHRPVVLHRAIYGSMERFIAILVEHYAGVFPVWLAPVQCSILTVSDKFLEYGRSVKAKLEAAGIRVELDERGEKLGAKIREAQLAKVPYALVCGEKEQAEGGVSPRKHGGEDLKLMKLDDFIARITSEARVPFLDEPKAATTH, from the coding sequence ATGTCCGACCAGGTCCAGATCACCCTCCCCGATGGCAGCGTGAAGCCCACGGCCAAGGGCACCAGCATCTTCGACTTCATCAAGACGTCCATCGGCGCCGGCCTCGCCAAGGCCGCCCTCTTCGCCAAGGTCGACGGCAAGGAGCTCGACCTCTCGACCAAGCTCCAGGCCGACGGGAAGATGCAGGTCATCACCAACAAGAGCCCCGAGGGCCTGGATCTCATCCGCCACGACGCGGCCCACGTGATGGCCAGCGTCGTTCAAAAGCTCTTCCCGGGCACGCAGGTCACCATCGGCCCGTCCACGGAGGACGGCTTCTATTACGACTTCTTCCGCGAGACGCCCTTCACCCCCGACGACCTCGAGAAGATCGAGAAGGCCGCCAACGAGATGGTGAAGGCCGACCTGCCCTTCACCCGCAGTGAAGTCTCCAAGGACGAGGCCATCCAGCTCTTCCAGGGCAAGGGCGAGAAGTTCAAGGTGGAGATCGTCGAGGACATCTTCAACAAGGGCGCCCAGACGCTCTCGCTCTACTCGCACGGCGACTGGGTGGACTTCTGCTTGGGTCCCCACGCGCCGAGCACGGGCAAGATCGGCGTCATCAAGCTGCTCAGCGTCGCGGGCGCGTACTGGCGCGGCGATCCGCGCAACCCGATGCTCCAGCGCATCTACGGCACGGCCTTCTTCAACCAGAAGGACCTCGACGCGTACCTGCACCAGCTCGAGGAGGCCAAGAAGCGCGACCACCGCCGGCTGGGCAAGGAGCTGGAGCTCTTCACGTTCCATCCCTACGCGCCGGGCTCGGCGTTCTGGCTGCCCAAGGGCACCACGCTCTACAACCTGCTCGTAGAAGCGAACCGCACGCTCTGCAAGGCGAACGGCTACACCGAGGTGAAGACGCCGCTGCTCTTCAACAAGAAGCTCTGGGAGACCAGCGGCCACTGGGGCAAGTACAAGGAGAACATGTTCCTCGTGCTCGACAACGAGACGGGTGAGCACGAGTCCTCGCTCAAGCCCATGAACTGCCCGAGCCACCACCTGCTCTACGGCATGCAGAAGCGCAGCTACCGCGAGCTGCCCATCCGCTTCCTCACCTACGACGTGCTCCACCGCAACGAGGCCGCCGGCGCGCTCAGCGGCCTCACCCGCGTGCGCCAGTTCAGCCAGGACGACTCGCACGTGTACGTGCGCGAAGACCAGGTGGCGGACGAGGTCGCGCGGATGATGGGCCTGGTGAAGCGGGTGATGGGCGCAGTGGGCCTGCAGCTCTCGGCCAAGCTGGCCACGCGGCCCGCGGAGCGCCTGGGCGACGACGCGCTCTGGGACCGCGCCGAGGCCGCGCTGGAGAAGGCGCTCAAGGTCAACGACATGGCCTACACGCTCAACGCCGGCGACGGCGCCTTCTACGGCCCGAAGATCGACTTCAGCGTCACCGACTCGCTCGGTCGCGCCTGGCAGCTGGCCACCATCCAGTACGACCCGCTCGCGCCGGAGCGCTTCGACCTCACCTACGTGGGCGAGGACAACGCGCCGCACCGGCCTGTCGTCCTCCACCGCGCCATCTACGGCTCGATGGAGCGCTTCATCGCGATCTTGGTGGAGCACTACGCCGGCGTCTTCCCGGTGTGGCTCGCGCCGGTGCAGTGCTCGATCCTCACGGTGAGCGACAAGTTCCTGGAGTACGGCCGCTCGGTGAAGGCCAAGCTCGAGGCCGCGGGCATCCGCGTGGAGCTCGACGAGCGCGGCGAGAAGCTGGGCGCCAAGATCCGCGAGGCGCAGCTGGCGAAGGTGCCGTACGCGCTCGTCTGCGGAGAGAAGGAGCAGGCCGAGGGCGGCGTCAGCCCGCGCAAGCACGGCGGCGAGGATCTCAAGCTCATGAAGCTCGACGACTTCATCGCCCGCATCACCAGCGAGGCGCGCGTGCCGTTCCTCGACGAGCCGAAGGCGGCCACGACGCACTGA